Proteins from one Haliaeetus albicilla chromosome 4, bHalAlb1.1, whole genome shotgun sequence genomic window:
- the LOC138685011 gene encoding actin-1-like isoform X1, which yields MSDLAAAGTRAVIFDIGSGQCKAGLSGEQAPRSVISTVVGYPKFKLVMFGVRHKDCYIGEEAQSKRGILSFTYPMENGVVTSWDDMEKIWRYLYEQELKMKPSERPALLTETALNPLWHREKMAETMFESFQVPALFVTLQALTALYASARTTGLVLDSGDGVTVTVPVYKGCYLLHGITRRDFAGKGVTKYLARLLSEAGQSFVSTAEREIVRDMKEKLCYVALDPSQNMQEKPEKLTCEYILPDGRAVKVGDQLFRAPETLFVPAEAEIPGPGVGRMVLQSVAKCREHIQPDMLRNVLLSGGSTLFRGFKERLLKELQTGIPSTTPVKIISPQDRMHSVWIGASILASLRTFRNMWVTREDYDEVGPTVLQRKCF from the coding sequence ATGTCCGACTTGGCGGCAGCAGGGACCCGCGCGGTGATTTTTGACATCGGCTCTGGACAGTGCAAGGCTGGTCTGTCAGGGGAACAGGCGCCCCGTTCGGTTATATCTACTGTTGTGGGATACCCCAAATTCAAACTTGTCATGTTTGGGGTGAGACATAAAGACTGCTATATCGGGGAGGAAGCCCAGTCTAAAAGGGGCATTTTGTCTTTCACTTACCCGATGGAAAATGGGGTAGTTACGTCCTGGGACGACATGGAGAAGATTTGGAGATATCTGTACGAACAAGAACTCAAAATGAAACCGAGTGAGAGGCCAGCCCTGCTGACCGAGACCGCTCTCAATCCTTTGTGGCATCGAGAAAAAATGGCTGAGACGATGTTCGAAAGCTTCCAGGTGCCTGCCCTTTTCGTGACTCTGCAGGCGCTAACAGCCCTGTACGCCTCTGCCCGCACAACCGGACTGGTCCTGGACAGTGGCGATGGTGTCACCGTCACGGTCCCCGTCTACAAAGGCTGTTACCTGCTACACGGCATTACCAGACGGGATTTTGCAGGCAAAGGTGTAACCAAATACCTTGCTAGGCTCCTCTCGGAGGCAGGGCAGTCCTTCGTAAGCACggcagagagagaaattgtCAGGGATATGAAGGAGAAGCTGTGCTATGTTGCTTTAGATCCTAGCCAAAATATGCAGGAAAAGCCTGAAAAACTTACGTGCGAGTACATTCTCCCTGACGGAAGGGCTGTCAAGGTAGGAGACCAGCTATTCCGAGCTCCTGAAACGCTTTTTGTGCCCGCAGAGGCAGAAATCCCAGGGCCAGGGGTTGGGAGGATGGTCCTCCAGAGCGTCGCCAAGTGTCGTGAGCATATCCAGCCCGACATGCTAAGGAACGTGCTGCTATCGGGCGGATCGACTCTTTTCCGAGGTTTCAAGGAGAGGCTTCTGAAGGAGCTCCAGACAGGAATTCCCAGCACAACTCCTGTCAAGATCATCTCACCACAAGATCGGATGCACTCTGTGTGGATCGGTGCTTCCATCCTTGCCAGCCTAAGAACGTTTAGGAATATGTGGGTTACCAGGGAAGACTATGACGAGGTTGGACCAACAGTACTccagagaaaatgcttttga
- the LOC138685011 gene encoding actin-related protein T2-like isoform X3 produces the protein MSDLAAAGTRAVIFDIGSGQCKAGLSGEQAPRSVISTVVGYPKFKLIWRYLYEQELKMKPSERPALLTETALNPLWHREKMAETMFESFQVPALFVTLQALTALYASARTTGLVLDSGDGVTVTVPVYKGCYLLHGITRRDFAGKGVTKYLARLLSEAGQSFVSTAEREIVRDMKEKLCYVALDPSQNMQEKPEKLTCEYILPDGRAVKVGDQLFRAPETLFVPAEAEIPGPGVGRMVLQSVAKCREHIQPDMLRNVLLSGGSTLFRGFKERLLKELQTGIPSTTPVKIISPQDRMHSVWIGASILASLRTFRNMWVTREDYDEVGPTVLQRKCF, from the exons ATGTCCGACTTGGCGGCAGCAGGGACCCGCGCGGTGATTTTTGACATCGGCTCTGGACAGTGCAAGGCTGGTCTGTCAGGGGAACAGGCGCCCCGTTCGGTTATATCTACTGTTGTGGGATACCCCAAATTCAAACTT ATTTGGAGATATCTGTACGAACAAGAACTCAAAATGAAACCGAGTGAGAGGCCAGCCCTGCTGACCGAGACCGCTCTCAATCCTTTGTGGCATCGAGAAAAAATGGCTGAGACGATGTTCGAAAGCTTCCAGGTGCCTGCCCTTTTCGTGACTCTGCAGGCGCTAACAGCCCTGTACGCCTCTGCCCGCACAACCGGACTGGTCCTGGACAGTGGCGATGGTGTCACCGTCACGGTCCCCGTCTACAAAGGCTGTTACCTGCTACACGGCATTACCAGACGGGATTTTGCAGGCAAAGGTGTAACCAAATACCTTGCTAGGCTCCTCTCGGAGGCAGGGCAGTCCTTCGTAAGCACggcagagagagaaattgtCAGGGATATGAAGGAGAAGCTGTGCTATGTTGCTTTAGATCCTAGCCAAAATATGCAGGAAAAGCCTGAAAAACTTACGTGCGAGTACATTCTCCCTGACGGAAGGGCTGTCAAGGTAGGAGACCAGCTATTCCGAGCTCCTGAAACGCTTTTTGTGCCCGCAGAGGCAGAAATCCCAGGGCCAGGGGTTGGGAGGATGGTCCTCCAGAGCGTCGCCAAGTGTCGTGAGCATATCCAGCCCGACATGCTAAGGAACGTGCTGCTATCGGGCGGATCGACTCTTTTCCGAGGTTTCAAGGAGAGGCTTCTGAAGGAGCTCCAGACAGGAATTCCCAGCACAACTCCTGTCAAGATCATCTCACCACAAGATCGGATGCACTCTGTGTGGATCGGTGCTTCCATCCTTGCCAGCCTAAGAACGTTTAGGAATATGTGGGTTACCAGGGAAGACTATGACGAGGTTGGACCAACAGTACTccagagaaaatgcttttga
- the LOC138685011 gene encoding actin-1-like isoform X2: MSDLAAAGTRAVIFDIGSGQCKAGLSGEQAPRSVISTVVGYPKFKLVMFGVRHKDCYIGEEAQSKRGILSFTYPMENGVVTSWDDMEKIMFESFQVPALFVTLQALTALYASARTTGLVLDSGDGVTVTVPVYKGCYLLHGITRRDFAGKGVTKYLARLLSEAGQSFVSTAEREIVRDMKEKLCYVALDPSQNMQEKPEKLTCEYILPDGRAVKVGDQLFRAPETLFVPAEAEIPGPGVGRMVLQSVAKCREHIQPDMLRNVLLSGGSTLFRGFKERLLKELQTGIPSTTPVKIISPQDRMHSVWIGASILASLRTFRNMWVTREDYDEVGPTVLQRKCF, encoded by the exons ATGTCCGACTTGGCGGCAGCAGGGACCCGCGCGGTGATTTTTGACATCGGCTCTGGACAGTGCAAGGCTGGTCTGTCAGGGGAACAGGCGCCCCGTTCGGTTATATCTACTGTTGTGGGATACCCCAAATTCAAACTTGTCATGTTTGGGGTGAGACATAAAGACTGCTATATCGGGGAGGAAGCCCAGTCTAAAAGGGGCATTTTGTCTTTCACTTACCCGATGGAAAATGGGGTAGTTACGTCCTGGGACGACATGGAGAAGATT ATGTTCGAAAGCTTCCAGGTGCCTGCCCTTTTCGTGACTCTGCAGGCGCTAACAGCCCTGTACGCCTCTGCCCGCACAACCGGACTGGTCCTGGACAGTGGCGATGGTGTCACCGTCACGGTCCCCGTCTACAAAGGCTGTTACCTGCTACACGGCATTACCAGACGGGATTTTGCAGGCAAAGGTGTAACCAAATACCTTGCTAGGCTCCTCTCGGAGGCAGGGCAGTCCTTCGTAAGCACggcagagagagaaattgtCAGGGATATGAAGGAGAAGCTGTGCTATGTTGCTTTAGATCCTAGCCAAAATATGCAGGAAAAGCCTGAAAAACTTACGTGCGAGTACATTCTCCCTGACGGAAGGGCTGTCAAGGTAGGAGACCAGCTATTCCGAGCTCCTGAAACGCTTTTTGTGCCCGCAGAGGCAGAAATCCCAGGGCCAGGGGTTGGGAGGATGGTCCTCCAGAGCGTCGCCAAGTGTCGTGAGCATATCCAGCCCGACATGCTAAGGAACGTGCTGCTATCGGGCGGATCGACTCTTTTCCGAGGTTTCAAGGAGAGGCTTCTGAAGGAGCTCCAGACAGGAATTCCCAGCACAACTCCTGTCAAGATCATCTCACCACAAGATCGGATGCACTCTGTGTGGATCGGTGCTTCCATCCTTGCCAGCCTAAGAACGTTTAGGAATATGTGGGTTACCAGGGAAGACTATGACGAGGTTGGACCAACAGTACTccagagaaaatgcttttga
- the LOC138685011 gene encoding actin-1-like isoform X4, with the protein MSDLAAAGTRAVIFDIGSGQCKAGLSGEQAPRSVISTVVGYPKFKLVMFGVRHKDCYIGEEAQSKRGILSFTYPMENGVVTSWDDMEKIWRYLYEQELKMKPSERPALLTETALNPLWHREKMAETMFESFQVPALFVTLQALTALYASARTTGLVLDSGDGVTVTVPVYKGCYLLHGITRRDFAGKGVTKYLARLLSEAGQSFVSTGCQGPGVGRMVLQSVAKCREHIQPDMLRNVLLSGGSTLFRGFKERLLKELQTGIPSTTPVKIISPQDRMHSVWIGASILASLRTFRNMWVTREDYDEVGPTVLQRKCF; encoded by the exons ATGTCCGACTTGGCGGCAGCAGGGACCCGCGCGGTGATTTTTGACATCGGCTCTGGACAGTGCAAGGCTGGTCTGTCAGGGGAACAGGCGCCCCGTTCGGTTATATCTACTGTTGTGGGATACCCCAAATTCAAACTTGTCATGTTTGGGGTGAGACATAAAGACTGCTATATCGGGGAGGAAGCCCAGTCTAAAAGGGGCATTTTGTCTTTCACTTACCCGATGGAAAATGGGGTAGTTACGTCCTGGGACGACATGGAGAAGATTTGGAGATATCTGTACGAACAAGAACTCAAAATGAAACCGAGTGAGAGGCCAGCCCTGCTGACCGAGACCGCTCTCAATCCTTTGTGGCATCGAGAAAAAATGGCTGAGACGATGTTCGAAAGCTTCCAGGTGCCTGCCCTTTTCGTGACTCTGCAGGCGCTAACAGCCCTGTACGCCTCTGCCCGCACAACCGGACTGGTCCTGGACAGTGGCGATGGTGTCACCGTCACGGTCCCCGTCTACAAAGGCTGTTACCTGCTACACGGCATTACCAGACGGGATTTTGCAGGCAAAGGTGTAACCAAATACCTTGCTAGGCTCCTCTCGGAGGCAGGGCAGTCCTTCGTAAGCACg GGCTGTCAAG GGCCAGGGGTTGGGAGGATGGTCCTCCAGAGCGTCGCCAAGTGTCGTGAGCATATCCAGCCCGACATGCTAAGGAACGTGCTGCTATCGGGCGGATCGACTCTTTTCCGAGGTTTCAAGGAGAGGCTTCTGAAGGAGCTCCAGACAGGAATTCCCAGCACAACTCCTGTCAAGATCATCTCACCACAAGATCGGATGCACTCTGTGTGGATCGGTGCTTCCATCCTTGCCAGCCTAAGAACGTTTAGGAATATGTGGGTTACCAGGGAAGACTATGACGAGGTTGGACCAACAGTACTccagagaaaatgcttttga